CCTCGGTCTGGGTCGAGACGAACTCGACGTAGTCGTCCACCTCGAAGGTGGCCTGCGCGGTGTCCTCCACCCGCCACACCACGACCGCGGCCAGCTCGATGGGGTTGCCGTACGCGTCGTTCACCTTCAGCACGGCCGTCTCGTGGTTGCGCACCCGCGTCGAGATCTTGGTGCGCGAGGTGAGCGGGTTCACCCAGCGCAGCCCGTCCTGCCGGATCGTGCCCCGGTACCGCCCGAAGAGCTGCACCACGCGGGCCTCGCCCGGCGCCACCATGTTCAGCCCGCACATCGCGAGGAACGCGGCCAGCGCGATGACGATGCCGCCGATGATCAGCGCGGCCTTCCCGCCGGTCGAGGCGACCGCGGTCGCCCCGGCGATCAGACCGGCGCCGACGGCCAGCCCGACCAGCCCCAGCAGCAGCGCGAACCCGCCGCCGATGCTGTGCGCCTGCGTCTCGCGCACCCGTGGTGCCGGCATCTCCGGCACGTCCGCCGTGACCTGCGGCGCGTCCTGGGTGTCGTGTGTGGACATGGAGGGTCCCCCGTTCCCGCCGGGCGCGCTCGTGCCGCCCGGCTCCTATCGTCTGTCTAGCTAAGTGATATCACTTTACATCGGGTCGGCAACCCTGGACCCCTCTCGTACGTCGGTTCCTACGGAGCGGGTGCTGATTCTCACGTCCGTACAAGGGGGGATCGGCGGCCGTTTGTCACATCTCCCGGTGTTAGCTTTCTGAGCTGACCTGAGCGACGAACCTGTGTGACACGTGAGCGAGACGTGCACACGGACGACCGAAGCGGAGCGGATCGGACCCATGGGGCGAGCGGAAGAGAGAAGAGCGCGACAGCGCGGTGGCCGCCGCGCGGCGCCGAAACGCCGCCGTTCGTCGGGCGCGGGCGGGAAGAGCGGCATACGCCGGCTGTTCACCTGGAAGAAGATCCTCGGGACCTTCTTCGGCCTGTGCCTGCTCGGCATGGGCGCCTTCATCGTGCTGTACATGGTGATCGACATCCCCGAGGGGAACGCCGACGCCGAGTTGCAGAGCAACGTCTACAAGTACAGCGACGGCACCATCATGGCCCGTGACGGCGAGCGCAACCGCGAGATCGTCGACCTGGCCAGGATCCCCAAGGACGTCCAGCGCACCTTCGTCGCCGCCGAGAACAAGACCTTCTACAAGGACGCCGGAGTCGACCTCAAGGGCACCGCGCGCGGCGTCCTGAACACGCTCTCCGGCAAGGGCGCGCAGGGCGGTTCGACGATCACCCAGCAGTACGTCAAGAACTACTACCTGTCCCAGGAACAGACGGTCTCGCGCAAGCTGAAGGAACTGGTCATCTCCCTGAAGCTGGACCGGGAGAAGTCCAAGGACTACATCCTCGCCGGCTACATCAACACCAGTTACTACGGCCGCGGCGCCTACGGCATCCAGGCCGCCGCCCAGGCCTACTACCGCGTCGACGCCGAGGACCTGTCGGTCGAGCAGGGCGCGTACCTCGCCGCGCTGCTCCAGGCGCCCAACCAGTACGACTGGGCGATCGCCAGCGACACCGGCAAGAAGCTCGTCCAGCAGCGCTGGAACTACGTCCTGGACAACATGGTCGAGCAGAAGTGGCTGGACGGTGCCGCGCGCCGGGGCATGACCTTCCCGGAGCCCGAGGCGCCGAAGCCGGCCCCCGGGATGGAGGGCCAGACCGGGTACCTGGTGGAGGCGGCCAACTACGCGCTCAAGGAGCGGCTCGTCGCGCAGGGCGCGGCCGAGGACATGGAACAGGCCAAGGCCCTGGTCGACCTCGGCGGCTACACCATCACGCTCAACATCGACCGGAAGAAGCAGGCGGCGCTCGAGAAGTCCGTCAAGGCCGAGCTCACCAGCAAGCTCGACCCCGAGAAGCGCGACGTGGACGCCGACGTCCAGGCCGGCGCCGTCTCCGTCGACCCGAAGACGGGCGGGGTCCTGGCCATGTACGGCGGCGTGGACTACGTGAAGCACTTCACCAACAACGCCACCCGCGACGACTACCAGCCCGCCTCCACCTTCAAGCCGCTGATCCTCGCCGCGGCCGTGGACCAGGACGCCGAGACCCAGGACGGCGTGCCGATCACGGCGAACACGCTGTACGACGGCACGAGCAGGCGTCCCGTGATGGACGGCGACCAGAAGGTCGGCTTCGCGCCCCCGAACGAGGACGACGTCGACTACGGCGACATCACCGTCCAGGAGGCGATGAACAAGTCCGTCAACTCCGTCTTCGCGCAGATGGGCATCGACGTCGGCATGCCCCAGGTCGTGAAGGTGGCGGGCGACCTCGGCATGGAGACCGAGGGCATGGAGGCCGTGCCGGCCCAGACCCTGGGCAGCATGGGCGCCAGCCCGCTGGAGATGGCGGGGGTCTACGCCACCCTCGACAACCACGGCAAGAAGGTCACCCCGGCCGTCGTGAAGTCCGTCGAGCACAAGGACCGCACGGTCGAGTTCCCCGAAGCGATCGGCGAGCAGGTCATCAGTCGCGAGGCCGCCGACACCGTGACCTCGGTGCTCACCGGCGTGGTCGACGACGGCACCGCCAAGCGGTCCGTGCGGGACAACCCGCTGCGCGACGGCCAGCAGGTGGCCGGCAAGACGGGTACGTCCGACAACAACAAGTCGGCCTGGTTCACCGGCTTCACCCCCGGCCTGGTCACCTCGGTCGGCCTGTTCGGCGAGGACCCGAAGACCCACAAGCAGGTCCCGATGTACAAGGCGGGCGGCGTCGACCACCGCGTCAACGGCGGTGGCTTCCCCGCGGAGATCTGGGCCGCGTACACCTTCGGCGTCATGGACGAGGTCACCGAGTTCGACCTGGAGACCAAGCAGGGCGCCGCGGTGAAGCCGAGCACCTCTCCGACGGTCACCCAGTCGCCGACCCGGTCGCCGACGCCGGAGGAGACCACCGAGGAGTCGCCCAGCGACGAGCCGACGACCCAGGAGCCCACGTCGCAGGAGCCGACGACGGAGGAACCGTCCCAGTCGCCGTCCCAGTCACCCTCCGGCACCCCGTCCACCGAGCCGCCGACCGGCGGGACGTCCACGGAGCCGGAGGACCCGCTCTTCCCGGACGGGGACCGGCAGGAACGGTAGCCGACGGCACGCACACGAAAGGGCGCCCGCACGGGCGCCCTTTCCGCGTTCCGGGACCTCAGCCCCGGTTCAGCTCGAACCACACCACCTTGCCGGTGCTCAGCCGCGTCGCGCCCCAGCGCCGGGCCAGCCGGTTCACCAGGTACAGCCCGCGCCCGCCCTCGTCGGTGGCCCGCGCCTGCCGCAGCCGCGGCAGCTGCGGCACGTCGTCGCCGACCTCGCAGCGCAGCACGTCCGTGCGCAGCAGCCGCAGGGTGACCGGCCGGGAGGCGTACCGCACGGCGTTGGTGACGACCTCGCTGACCAGCAGCTCCACGGAGTCCGTGAGGTCCTCCATGCCCCAGCGGGCCAGCGCGCGCCGGGCCAGGCGCCGGGCCCGGCCGGGGGCCGAGTCCTCGGGCTCCAGGAACCAGTACGCCACGTCGCTGGGCGCGATGCCGTCGAAGCGGGCGGCGAGCAGGGCGATGTCGTCGTCCCGGTCGCCCGGCCCGAGCATGTCCAGCACCTCGTCGCACAGGGCTTCCAGGGGCGGCGGGTGGTCGGGCCCGGTGAGCTGCGCGGTCGCCGCGAGGCGCTCCCGGAGCTGCTCTATGCCGGTCCAGACGTCCCTGAGGCGGGACTCGACCAGCCCGTCGGTGTAGAGGAGCAGGGTCGCGCCCGCGGGGGCGTCCAGCTCCACCGCCTCGAAGTCCACGCCGCCCACGCCGATCGGGGCGCCCGCCGGCACCCGCAGCACCTCGGCCCGGCCGCCCAGGTGCAGCAGCACGGGCGGCGGGTGCCCGGCGTTGGCGATGGTGATGCGGTGCGACACCGGGTCGTACACGGCGTACAGGCAGGTCGCCATGCGGTCGGTGCCCAGGCGCTGGGCCTGCTCGTCGAGGTGGTGCAGCACCTCCTGCGGCGGCAGGTCGAGCCCGGCCAGGGTCTGCGCCGTGGTCCGCAGCTGGCCCATGATGGCCGCCGAGGTCATGGAGTGGCCCATGACGTCGCCGACGACCAGCGCGACGCGGCTGCCGGGCAGCGGGATGGCGTCGTACCAGTCGCCGCCGACCCGCGCCGTCTCCGCGGCCGGCAGGTAGCGGGAGGCCAGCCGCACGCCGGTGCAGCGCGGCAGGTTCTCCGGAAGCATCGTGCGCTGCAGCTCGTCGGCGATGTACGCCTCACGCCCGTACAGCACCGCCTTGTCGATGCCGAGCGCGCTGTGCGTGGCCAGCTGGGCGGCGACCAGCAGGTCGTCGGCCTCGAAGGCGACGCGCTCCGGGCCGCGCAGGAACAGGGCGGCCCCGATCACCCGGCGCCGGCCGCGCAGCGGCGCGAGGATGGCCCGCCGCCCGTCGGGCACGGCGAACTCCTCGCCCTCACCCAGAAGTTCCGGCAGGGCGGCGAGGGCGGCGGGGCCGTCCGTGAAGACCGGGCGCACCCCGCGCAGCACCTCGGCGAGCGCGCTGCCCGGCCGCACCTCGCACAGCTCGGAGCCGACCGACTCCAGCTCGGAGGGCTCCGGCTGGGCGGCGGGCGTGAACCCGCTCTCGGTGTCCCGCTCGGCCGGTATGCGGTCGGTGCGCCGCAACCGCAGCACCAGGGGGCCGGTGGGCCGCTCGTCGCCGACCGGGAGCGGCTCGCGCAGGTACACGAGGATCGCGTCCGCGAACGTAGGCACGGTGGCCCGGCACAGCCCCATCACGATCTCGTCCAGGTCCATGCCCCGGGCGATCCGCCGGGTCGCGGCCCCCACGAAGCGCAGCCGGTCCCCGTCCCGCCGCATGGGCGTGGGCTGCCCGGGCGCGGTGGGCTGCCCGGTACGGCGCTCGGGCTCCGGCAGCGGGCCACGGCGCTCCGGACCCGCCGGGGCCAGGGGCCCGGACGGCGTGCCGCCCGGCTGGAGGGGGACGCCCTCGGCGGCGGGCCGCGGACGGGAGGCCTCGGGCCCGACGGACGGCTCGGCGCCCGGCTGGGAGTGCTCGAAGGCGCCCGTGCCGGAGGCGGGCGGCGGCTCGCCGGTGCGCCCCTGTGCCGGTAACGCGGCCCCGGGGGCGCGCGGCGGCACGGGGGTACGCAGGAGCGCCCCGCGGGGATCCGCGGGGTCGGCGCCCCTCTGGGGGCGGTCGAAGGAGGTCGGGTGCTCCGTCACGCGTGTCGAATCCATCCGTCCGGGACTGCGCGCGGCGCGTGCAGTTCGTCCCGCAGAAATCCCGATACCCGGAATACGTGCCCCGGGAACGGGGTTGCCGCGTGGTCAGGGGCTGTTCCTGTGTCACCGGGGGGCCGTCGGCGGCCTGTACCCGTCTTGCCCTCGTACGCCTCGCTCACGTCCAGCCGCCCCTCGGTGACGATCGGTCAAGCACAGCGCACACTGCGCCGGTTGCCGCTGCCGCGCTCCCTTGCGGAGGACGATCCTACGTTTCCCGCCCGGGGGCGCAGCAAGGGTCTCACGAGGACACCCGGGCGGGCGTGCGGTCCCAGTCCCCGGGCAGTGACGGTACCGCCCAGGACGGATCGGGGCGCCAGTGTTCCCAGCCGTCCGCGTAGGGGGAGCCCCAGGCACGGATCCCCGCCACCGCGGCGCGTCCCGCCCTGCGCACCCGCTCGGCGAGCCCGGCGTCCACCAGCCGGTCCCGCTGGGCCTGCGCGAACTCGTCCTCGTCCCGCCAGTACCAGGTGCGGTCCGGGTGGACGGAGATGTCCAGGAAGTGGTCCTCGGAGTCGACGCCGCCCTCCCAACGGGTCAGCGGCTCCTCCAGGTTCACGTACCAGTTCTTGAACCGCCAGCCCGGGTCCCAGAACAGCCACACCGACCAGGGCTCGCCGGGGCGGGCCAGCTTCAGCACGCCCGTGCCGAACCACCGGTCGCGCTGCACCGTGCGCGGCTTGGTGTAGCGCGAGGCCAGCGGTTCCAGGTGCACGGGCGTACCGTCGGCGAGCACCGGCTTCACGCACTCGGTGCCGGGCGCCAGCCACACGGCGAGCAGCTCGGCGTCGTCCCGGACGACGGTGACGGGGCGGGCGATGTGCAGGCGCGGGCCGCCGTTCTCCCGGTAACGCCACAGGATCTGACTCCCCGGCGCCCAGAACTCCACCGGGGCCGCCGGCCCCTTCGCCTCCGCCGCCGCGCTCACCGCTTCACCGTCTGCCATGGACAGATATTAGGTGCCCCGACCACACGACGAGGGGTGATCGCGAAGGGCGTCCGCGCGCACGGGGAGCGGCCGGTCACGGCCGGGTCATCCGCAGCACGTCCAGGGCCTCGTCCACCTGCTCGTTCGTCAGGTCGCCGCGCTCGACGTACCCGCCCTCCAGCACGACCTGACGGATCGTCTTCCGCTCCGCGAGCGCCTTCTTGGCGACCTTGGCGGCCTCCTCGTACCCGATGTACTTGTTGAGCGGCGTGACCACCGACGGCGAGGACTCGGCGTACTCGCGCGCCCGTTCGCGGTGGGCGACGATGCCGTCCACGGTCCGGTCGGCGAGCAGCCGTGAGACGTTCGCGAGCAGCCGCACCGACTCCAGCACGTTCTTCGCGATGACCGGCAGCATGACGTTGAGTTCGAAGTTCCCGGCCGCTCCGGCGGCGGCCACGGTCGCGTCGTTGCCGGTGACCTGGGCGGCGACCATGAGGACCGCCTCGGGGATCACCGGGTTGACCTTGCCGGGCATGATGGACGAGCCCGGCTGGAGGTCGGGCAGGGAGATCTCCGCGAGCCCGGTCCGCGGCCCGGACGCCATCCACCGCAGGTCGTTGGCGATCTTCGTCAGGCCGACGGCGATGGTCCGCAGCTGCCCGCTGGTCTCCACGATGCCGTCCCGGGCGCCCTGCGCCTCGAAGTGGTCGCGCGCCTCGGTCAGCGGCAGCCCGGTCGCACGGGCCACCTCCTCGATGACGGCGGCGGAGAAGCCGGGCGGGGTGTTGATGCCGGTGCCGACGGCGGTGCCGCCCAGCGGCAGCTCGGCGAGCCGGGGGAGCGAGGCCTCGAGCCGCTCGACGCCGTACCGCACCTGGGCCGCGTAGCCGCCGAACTCCTGGCCCAGGGTGACGGGTGTGGCGTCCATCAGGTGCGTACGCCCGGACTTCACGACGTCGCCGAACTCCTGCGCCTTGCGCTCCAGGGCGCCGGCGAGGTGGTCGAGGGCCGGGATCAGGTCACGGGTGACCGCCGCGGTGGCCGCGATGTGGATCGACGAGGGGAAGACGTCGTTGGACGACTGGGAGGCGTTGACGTGGTCGTTGGGGTGCACGTCGCGGCCGAGGCGCTCGGTGGCCAGGGTGGCGAGGACCTCGTTGGTGTTCATGTTGGACGAGGTGCCGGACCCCGTCTGGAACACGTCCACGGGGAAGTGCTCGTCCCACCTGCCCTCGGCGACCTCGGCCGCCGCCTGTCGGATCGCCTCGGCGACGTCCTCGTCCAGGACGCCCAGCTCGGCGTTGACCTTGGCCGCGGCGCCCTTGATCCGCGCGAGCGCCTCGATGTGGGCGCGTTCGATGCGCTGCCCGGACACCGGGAAGTTCTCCACCGCCCGCTGCGTCTGGGCGCGCCACTTGGCGTGGGCGGGGACCCGCACCTCGCCCATGGAGTCGTGCTCGGTGCGGTACTCGGTCCTGTCCTGCTCGTCGGCCATCGACGATCACCTCCACGTGTCACAGCGTCCGCGCCGGGACCACTGTTCCCCGTGGAGGCGAATCGTCACCGACCTCGTCAGGCGAGTCCGGGGCCGCGTACCGGAATGGACGTGAACGTGGGCGCCGGCGCGGGGTCCTGGAAGAAGTCGTTGCCCTTGTCGTCCACCACGATGAACGCCGGGAAGTCCTCGACCTCGATCTTCCAGACCGCCTCCATGCCGAGCTCCTCGTACTCGACGACCTCGACCTTCTTGATGCAGTCCTGGGCGAGCCGGGCCGCCGGGCCGCCGATGGAGCCGAGGTAGAAGCCGCCGTGCGCGTCGCAGGCGTCGGTGACCTGCTTGCTCCGGTTGCCCTTCGCCAGCATCACCCGGGAGCCGCCCGCCGCCTGGAACTGCTCCACGTAGGAGTCCATCCGACCGGCGGTGGTCGGACCGAACGACCCGGAGGCGTACCCCTCGGGCGTCTTGGCCGGGCCGGCGTAGTACACCGGGTGGTCCTTCAGGTACTGCGGCATCTCCTCGCCCGCGTCCAGCCGCTCCTTGATCTTGGCGTGCGCGATGTCGCGGGCCACGACCAGCGGGCCGGTGAGGGAGAGCCGGGTCTTCACCGGGTACTTGGTCAGCTCGGCGAGGATGTCGTCCATCGGCTGGTTGAGGTCGATCTTCACGACGTCGCCGTCGGCGTCGAGCTGCTCGTCCGTGGTCTCCGGCAGGAAGCGCGCCGGGTCGGTCTCCAGCTGCTCCAGGAAGACGCCCTCGGCGGTGATCTTCGCGACGGCCTGGCGGTCGGCGGAGCAGGACACGGCGATCGCGACCGGGCAGGAGGCCCCGTGCCGCGGGAGGCGCACCACGCGCACGTCGTGGCAGAAGTACTTGCCGCCGAACTGCGCCCCGATGCCGATCTTCTGCGTCAGCTCGAAGACCTTCTCCTCCAGGTCCTTGTCCCGGAAGCCGTGCCCGAGCGCCGAGCCCTCGGCCGGGATCTCGTCCAGGTAGTGCGCGGAGGCGTACTTCGCGGTCTTCAGCGCGTACTCGGCCGACGTGCCGCCGACGACGATCGCCAGGTGGTACGGCGGGCAGGCGGCCGTGCCCAGCGAGCGGATCTTCTCCTCCAGGAACTTCATCATGGAGGACTCGTTCAGGACGGCCTTCGTCTCCTGGTAGAGGAAGCTCTTGTTGGCCGAGCCGCCGCCCTTGGCCATGAACAGGAACTTGTAGGCGCCGCCGTCGGTCGCGTACAGCTCGATCTGGGCGGGGAGGTTGGAGCCGGTGTTCTTCTCCTCCCACATGGTGAGCGGGGCCATCTGCGAGTAGCGCAGGTTCAGGTTCTGGTAGGCGTCGTAGATGCCCCGGCTCAGGGCCTGCTCGTCGCCGCCCGCCGTCAGCACGTTCTGGCCGCGCTTGCCCATGACGATCGCCGTACCGGTGTCCTGGCACATCGGCAGCACACCGGCCGCCGCGATGTTCGCGTTCTTGAGCAGGTCCAGCGCCACGAACTTGTCGTTCCCCGACGCCTCGGGGTCGTCGATGATGCGGCGCAGCTGCGCCAGGTGGGCCGGGCGCAGGTAGTGCTGGATGTCGTGGATCGCCTCTTCGGCCAGCTTGCGCAGCGCCTCGGGCTCCACCTTGAGGAAGGTCCGCCCGTCGGCCTCGAAGGTGGAGACGCCCTCGGAGGTCACCAGCCGGTACGGAGTGGTGTCCTCTCCCTGGGGGAGCAGATCGGTGTACGCGAACTCAGGCATCTCGCCCATTCCTCACTCGGCAGACACGCGGCTGGATTCCACAGCACGACGGCTGGCCTCCATCGGCAGCGTCCACCAGCGTAAAACCTGCCGTCGGCGGCGAGCTTGTGAGGTAAGGCTCAGTAGGCCCGCGAGCTCCCCGCCTGCTCCCCGCGCGCGAGCCCGAGCGGAGCGCGCGGGCCGTCGGGAACGCGCCGCGACAAGGTTGTCCACAGGTCTGGTCGCGATCTATCGCGTTTCGGTACGCTGCTGCCGTGGACCTTCAGAAGCACGACCGACCGCAGGCGGCGGCACCGCGCGACACGTCACCCCGCGACACGTCACCCCGAGACACCGCACCGCGCGTCTCCGAGCTGCGTGCCTCGGACGCCGACCGTGACCGCATCGCCGACATGCTGCGCGAGGCCCTCGCCGAGGGGCGGCTCGACGCCCATGAGCACGCCGAGCGCGTCGAGGGGGTGCTGGCCGCCAAGACGGTCGGCGAGCTGGACGTCTTCGTGCGGGACCTGCCCGCCGCGCACGCCGGGCGGCACACCGCCCCCGCCCCGGCCGCACCCCGCCGCCCGGCCGCCGGCTCCCTCCCGGCCGAACCCGACGAGAACGTGGTGGCGGTCTTCAGCAGCGCCGTCCGCAAGGGCCGCTGGCGGGCGAGCCGCCGTATCCACGCGTACGCGGTCTTCGGCAGTGTCGAGATCGACCTCAGCGAGGCCGTCTTCGAGCACCAGCAGGTCGTGATCAAGGCGTTCTCCGTCTTCGGCAGCGTCGAGGTGCGCGTCCCGGAGAACGTCTCGCTGCGCGGCGCGGGCGGCGGCGTGCTCGGCAGCTTCGAGGTGGACACCCTCGACGCGGACGACGCCGACGCTCCCGTCGTCCACGTGGACGGCTGGGCGGTGCTGGGCTCGATCGAGGCTCGACCGAGGCGTGGCAAGCTCGTCGCGGACCTCCTGGACCGGGTGCACCGCAAGGTCGACAAGGGTGTGCGCAAGCACGGGTAGCGCCGCGCCGCCCGCGGTGGGAAACCCAGTGCATAGGCGCGCGCACAGCGGGTAAGCCTGACGCATCGTCTCTCGCTCGCGAAGCCGTCGTCAGGAGTAGACCGTGCTGCAACCGCCGCATTCGTCCCTGCAGGTAGCTGCTGTTCCGGCCCAGCGGGTGCCCGTGCGGGACAGGGACCAAGACGCTCCCTGGCACACCGAGGCGGTGTGCCGGCGCGACGAGGCCGGACTGTTCTTCGCACCGTCCAAGGAACCCACCGCCGCCCGGCTCTCCCGTGAGGAGGCGGCCAAGCGCGTCTGCGCGCGCTGCCCGGTCATGGTCGAGTGCCGTGAGCACGCCCTCCTGCAGCCCGAGCCGTACGGCGTCTGGGGCGGTCTGACCGCCGCCGAACGCCGGGTGGTCCTGGCCAGGCGCCGTCGCCGCGACCTCGAACTGAAGAAGACGGCCCGCACCGCGGCGGACCGCATAGCCGCGGCGGGCTAGCGACCCACGTACGCGAGAAGGCACCCTCTCCGCACAGAGGGTGCCTTCTCACGTACGCCGGAACCGACCGGCCGGTCCAAGGGGCACGGGGAACTGCGCGCCCAGCCACGACGCACCCGCACCCGCCCTCCGACAGATACCCCCCGCCTCAGCAGGCGCCCCGCCCGACCCGCACGTCACGACGCCGAGCGCCGCTCCCGCCCTGGGGGTGCGGGGAACTGCGCGCCCAGCCACGACGCACCCGCACCCGCCAACACGGCACGCACCCCCACCTCAGCAGGCGCCCCGCCGGACCGACGGAGTCACTTCGCCCGGTCGAAGTCCACCGCGCTGTAGGCCCGCAGCTTGCTCAGCCGGTGCTCGGAGTCGATCCGGCGCACCGTGCCCGACTTGGACCGCATCACGATGGAGTCGGTCGTGGCCGTCTCGGACCGGTAGCGCACCCCGCGCAGCAGCTCGCCGTCGGTGATGCCGGTCGCGACGAAGAAGACGTTGTCCCCGGAGACCAGGTCGTCGGTGGTCAGCACCCGGTCCAGGTCGTGGCCGGCGTCGACCGCGCGCTGCCGCTCCTCGTCGTCCTTGGGCCACAGCTTGCCCTGGATGGTGCCGCCCAGGCACTTCACCGCACAGGCCGAGATGATGCCCTCCGGGGTGCCGCCGACCCCGAGCAGCAGATCGATGCCGGTGCCCTCGCGCAGCGCCAGGATGGAGCCGGCCACGTCGCCGTCGGAGATCAGCTTGATGCGGGCGCCGGTCTCCCGGACCTCCTTGATGAGCCCCTGGTGCCGGGGCCGGTCGAGGAGGACGACGGTGACGTCCTCGGGCGTGCGCCGCTTGGCCTTGGCGATCCGGCGGATGTTCACGGACACGGGGGCGTTGATGTCGACGAAGTCGGCGGCCTCCGGCCCGGTGACCAGCTTGTCCATGTAGAAGACGGCCGACGGGTCGAACATGGAATCCCGCTCGGCGGCGGCCAGCACCGCGATGGCGTTGGTCATGCCGTTGGCGGTCAGCGTGGTGCCGTCGATCGGGTCGACGGCGATGTCGACCTCGGCCCCGGTGCCGTCCCCGACCCGCTCTCCGTTGAAGAGCATCGGGGCCTCGTCCTTCTCGCCCTCACCGATGACGACGACGCCGTTCATCGAGACGGTGGAGACGAGGGTGCGCATGGCGCGCACCGCGGCACCGTCGGCGCCGTTCTTGTCACCGCGCCCGACCCAGCGGCCGGCGGCCATCGCCGCGGCCTCGGTGACCCGGACGAGCTCCAGGGCGAGGTTGCGGTCGGGGGCCTCTGAGGGGACGTCCAGTTCGGACGGCAGATGATGCTCGGTCATCGGAGCGCACCTTTCTGATACGACGACGGCCGGATGAGGGTATGGCCATGACTCTATCGTCAGTCCGACAAAATGAGCAGGGGACCCCACGTATGAGCAGTCCAGGCACCTGCGACGATAGGGGGCGTGGCAGGAATGAGTGGCAAGCAGAAGACGGCCCGGGACATGATCCTCTCCCTCGGGCTCATCGTGCTCGCGGCGGGCGTCATCTGGATCTTCATCCCGCACGAGGACGGCGAACCTCCGGTCAAGCGGGTCGACTACCGGGTCGAGCTGCTGACCGCGCAGCGCGCCGCGTCGTACCCGGTGGCCGCGCCGCAGGGCCTCTCCGAGGACTGGAAGGCGACCTCCGTGCGCTTCAAGGGTGACGACTTCGACGCCTGGCACCTGGGCTTCAGGGCCCCCGACGGCGAGTACGTGGCGATCGAGCAGTCCACGAAGAAGGCGGCCACCTTCATCGAGGACGCCAGTCAGGGCGCGCGGGCGACCGAGCGGACCGAGGAGATCGGCGGCCGGACCTGGACCCGGTACACGGGCGGCCGGTACGACGCGCTGGTGCTGCGGGGGGCGGACGACATGAAGGGCGCGACCACCGTCGTGGCCGGTACGGGGTCGTTCGACCAGCTCTCCAAGATGGCGGCGGCGCTGAAGCTGGCCTGAGCCGCCC
This region of Streptomyces ambofaciens ATCC 23877 genomic DNA includes:
- a CDS encoding fumarate hydratase, with product MPEFAYTDLLPQGEDTTPYRLVTSEGVSTFEADGRTFLKVEPEALRKLAEEAIHDIQHYLRPAHLAQLRRIIDDPEASGNDKFVALDLLKNANIAAAGVLPMCQDTGTAIVMGKRGQNVLTAGGDEQALSRGIYDAYQNLNLRYSQMAPLTMWEEKNTGSNLPAQIELYATDGGAYKFLFMAKGGGSANKSFLYQETKAVLNESSMMKFLEEKIRSLGTAACPPYHLAIVVGGTSAEYALKTAKYASAHYLDEIPAEGSALGHGFRDKDLEEKVFELTQKIGIGAQFGGKYFCHDVRVVRLPRHGASCPVAIAVSCSADRQAVAKITAEGVFLEQLETDPARFLPETTDEQLDADGDVVKIDLNQPMDDILAELTKYPVKTRLSLTGPLVVARDIAHAKIKERLDAGEEMPQYLKDHPVYYAGPAKTPEGYASGSFGPTTAGRMDSYVEQFQAAGGSRVMLAKGNRSKQVTDACDAHGGFYLGSIGGPAARLAQDCIKKVEVVEYEELGMEAVWKIEVEDFPAFIVVDDKGNDFFQDPAPAPTFTSIPVRGPGLA
- a CDS encoding DUF1707 SHOCT-like domain-containing protein, yielding MDLQKHDRPQAAAPRDTSPRDTSPRDTAPRVSELRASDADRDRIADMLREALAEGRLDAHEHAERVEGVLAAKTVGELDVFVRDLPAAHAGRHTAPAPAAPRRPAAGSLPAEPDENVVAVFSSAVRKGRWRASRRIHAYAVFGSVEIDLSEAVFEHQQVVIKAFSVFGSVEVRVPENVSLRGAGGGVLGSFEVDTLDADDADAPVVHVDGWAVLGSIEARPRRGKLVADLLDRVHRKVDKGVRKHG
- a CDS encoding WhiB family transcriptional regulator, whose product is MLQPPHSSLQVAAVPAQRVPVRDRDQDAPWHTEAVCRRDEAGLFFAPSKEPTAARLSREEAAKRVCARCPVMVECREHALLQPEPYGVWGGLTAAERRVVLARRRRRDLELKKTARTAADRIAAAG
- the glpX gene encoding class II fructose-bisphosphatase → MTEHHLPSELDVPSEAPDRNLALELVRVTEAAAMAAGRWVGRGDKNGADGAAVRAMRTLVSTVSMNGVVVIGEGEKDEAPMLFNGERVGDGTGAEVDIAVDPIDGTTLTANGMTNAIAVLAAAERDSMFDPSAVFYMDKLVTGPEAADFVDINAPVSVNIRRIAKAKRRTPEDVTVVLLDRPRHQGLIKEVRETGARIKLISDGDVAGSILALREGTGIDLLLGVGGTPEGIISACAVKCLGGTIQGKLWPKDDEERQRAVDAGHDLDRVLTTDDLVSGDNVFFVATGITDGELLRGVRYRSETATTDSIVMRSKSGTVRRIDSEHRLSKLRAYSAVDFDRAK
- a CDS encoding DUF4245 domain-containing protein codes for the protein MAGMSGKQKTARDMILSLGLIVLAAGVIWIFIPHEDGEPPVKRVDYRVELLTAQRAASYPVAAPQGLSEDWKATSVRFKGDDFDAWHLGFRAPDGEYVAIEQSTKKAATFIEDASQGARATERTEEIGGRTWTRYTGGRYDALVLRGADDMKGATTVVAGTGSFDQLSKMAAALKLA